Proteins encoded by one window of Drosophila melanogaster chromosome X:
- the CG17776 gene encoding uncharacterized protein, isoform B — protein MQKKPINTNTLLDKLHRGAVYACIGVTLYGTYILGMRYYHYCTVIRPEKQQAELKLLDEGAHDKAKELKY, from the coding sequence ATGCAGAAGAAGCCGATTAACACCAACACGCTGCTGGACAAGCTGCACCGCGGCGCGGTGTATGCCTGCATTGGAGTCACCCTGTACGGCACCTACATCCTGGGAATGCGCTACTACCACTACTGCACGGTCATCCGACCGGAGAAGCAGCAGGCGGAGCTGAAGCTCCTGGACGAGGGAGCCCACGACAAGGCCAAGGAACTGAAGTACTAG
- the CG3457 gene encoding uncharacterized protein, isoform A, with translation MLKRDLQKITLKLSDLKDYEVARQKNKLKGAPRPRLSQDALPGDDASTSGTTASCSSNTETATETASGSGSGSGSGSGSGSGSYITGMGYRSETPSSASYTTSTTPTPATQEEILRPSSAVTATTTTGTTNSGSTDDVSVAAVVDDTDTIDEISDDNWVDLNADTNDTVDTQPEEQDQLQEVEEEDGARGGV, from the coding sequence ATGCTGAAGCGCGATCTGCAGAAAATCACACTCAAGCTGTCCGATCTCAAGGACTATGAGGTTGCCCGCCAAAAGAACAAGTTAAAGGGCGCCCCGCGACCTAGGCTTTCTCAGGACGCCCTCCCCGGAGACGACGCCTCCACTTCGGGAACAACGGCAAGTTGCAGTTCCAACACGGAAACGGCCACGGAAACCGCATCGGGATCCGGATCAGGGTCTGGATCGGGCTCGGGTTCTGGGTCCGGGTCGTACATTACGGGAATGGGCTACCGTTCGGAGACACCCTCCTCCGCATCGTACACCACGTCGACGACCCCGACTCCGGCCACTCAGGAGGAGATACTGAGACCCTCGTCCGCCGTCACGGCCACCACAACCACTGGCACCACTAATTCCGGCTCCACGGATGACGTGAGCGTGGCGGCCGTAGTGGATGACACGGATACCATTGACGAAATCAGCGATGACAACTGGGTGGACCTGAATGCGGACACCAACGATACCGTTGATACCCAGCCGGAGGAGCAGGACCAACTGCaagaggtggaggaggaggatgggGCTAGGGGAGGAGTGTAA
- the Nmd3 gene encoding Nonsense-mediated mRNA 3 codes for MDHEYVGVSPLGAADGKGAGSNAVILCCECGVAIQPNPANMCVTCLRNHVDITENIPKQAVLHFCRNCERYLQPPNEWIQAALESRELLAICLKKLKGLKEVKLVDAGFIWTEQHSKRIKVKLTVHGEIIGGTMLQQVFVVEFTVQNQMCNDCHRTEAKDFWRCLVQVRQRAENKKTFYYLEQLILKHKAHENTLGIKPEHGGLDFFYANDNHARRMVDFLLTMVPGKVTTSKRLISHDIHSNNYNYKYNWSVEIAPVSKDSAVCLSKKLRHQLGNLSPLVLVNRVSSSIHLIDPLTAQIAELTSQVYFRAPFEAVCNPKQLVEYVVMDIDVIMEKDRKTYPGQGQVSFKHALCDIWVVRASELGINDNPIHTRSHLGHLLKVGDSVMGYNTGEANINDLEFDKLSSDEIPDVILVRKHYDRQTRLSQRVWKIKHLAAEATDERSKYDYHEFLDDLEENEDIRGQVNIYRDTNKTIPIEVQAAGGDVPQITLEEMLEDMTLECADDEMGEEGGADDTEPQL; via the exons ATGGATCACGAATACGTTGGGGTTAGCCCGCTGGGCGCAGCGGACGGCAAGGGCGCCGGATCGAACGCCGTCATCCTGTGCTGCGAGTGCGGAGTGGCCATCCAGCCGAATCCGGCCAACATGTGCGTCACCTGCCTGCGCAACCATGTCGACATCACGGAGAACATCCCAAAGCAGGCCGTGCTCCACTTCTGTCGTAATTGCGAGCGCTATCTGCAACCGCCGAACGAGTGGATACAGGCCGCCTTGGAGTCCCGCGAACTCTTGGCCATTTGCCTTAAGAAGCTAAAAGGCCTGAAGGAAGTGAAGTTGGTGGATGCCGGCTTCATCTGGACAGAACAGCACTCCAAGCGCATAAAGGTGAAGCTGACTGTGCATGGGGAGATCATCGGGGGAACGATGCTCCAGCAGGTATTCGTGGTGGAGTTCACTGTGCAGAACCAGATGTGCAACGACTGCCATCGGACCGAGGCCAAGGACTTCTGGCGCTGCCTCGTGCAGGTTCGTCAGCGGGCCGAGAACAAGAAAACCTTTTACTATCTGGAACAGCTGATCCTTAAGCACAAAGCCCACGAGAACACTCTGGGCATAAAGCCGGAGCATGGCGGCCTGGATTTCTTCTATGCCAATGATAATCATGCCCGGCGCATGGTTGATTTCCTCCTGACCATGGTGCCCGGCAAGGTAACAACCTCGAAGCGTCTCATCTCTCACGACATCCACAGCAACAACTATAACTACAAGTACAACTGGTCAGTGGAAATAGCACCAGTATCGAAGGACAGTGCAGTTTGCCTGTCCAAAAAGCTGCGCCACCAGCTGGGAAATCTCTCGCCATTGGTTCTGGTCAACCGGGTGTCTAGCAGCATTCACTTGATTGATCCCCTGACCGCACAGATTGCAGAACTCACCTCGCAGGTCTATTTCAG AGCTCCCTTTGAGGCCGTCTGCAATCCCAAGCAGCTGGTTGAGTACGTCGTCATGGACATTGATGTGATCATGGAAAAGGATCGAAAGACCTATCCTGGTCAAGGGCAGGTTTCCTTCAAGCACGCTCTCTGCGACATTTGGGTGGTGCGCGCCTCGGAGCTGGGCATCAACGATAACCCCATTCACACACGCTCCCACTTGGGCCACCTGCTCAAGGTGGGCGATTCCGTAATGGGCTACAACACCGGAGAGGCCAACATCAACGATCTGGAGTTCGACAAATTGTCGTCGGATGAAATTCCGGATGTAATTCTTGTGCGCAAGCACTACGATCGACAGACCAGACTCAGTCAGCGCGTGTGGAAGATTAAGCATCTGGCGGCGGAGGCTACCGATGAGCGCAGCAAGTACGACTACCACGAGTTTCTTGACGATCTCGAGGAAAACGAGGATATCCGCGGTCAGGTCAACATCTATCGGGACACTAACAAGACGATACCAATCGAGGTACAGGCCGCTGGAGGTGATGTGCCCCAGATCACACTGGAGGAGATGTTGGAAGATATGACATTAGAGTGTGCAGACGACGAAATGGGCGAGGAGGGAGGTGCTGACGATACCGAGCCACAGTTGTag
- the CG17777 gene encoding uncharacterized protein, isoform B, producing the protein MKFLCVFVILAICFMSTWAAVSEPAPEALEPEPSAVDEKKTEKRGIYGFGHGYGGYGGYGGYGAYGHGHYGGYGGLSSPYYGGYGYVHAAPYYGGHHGYYPYHHGHYGFY; encoded by the exons atgaagTTCTTG tGCGTGTTCGTCATCCTGGCCATTTGCTTCATGAGCACCTGGGCAGCAGTTTCGGAGCCTGCTCCTGAAGCTCTGGAGCCGGAGCCATCCGCCGTGGATGAGAAGAAGACGGAGAAGAGAGGCATCTACGGGTTCGGCCACGGCTATGGCGGCTACGGCGGATACGGCGGATACGGTGCCTATGGACACGGTCACTACGGCGGCTACGGTGGACTGAGCAGTCCCTACTACGGCGGCTACGGATACGTCCATGCGGCGCCCTACTACGGCGGACACCACGGCTACTATCCGTACCACCATGGCCACTACGGCTTCTACTAG
- the Cyp4ae1 gene encoding cytochrome P450 4ae1 — MLVVLLVALLVTRLVASLFRLALKELRHPLQGVVPSVSRVPLLGAAWQMRSFQPDNLHDKFAEYVKRFGRSFMGTVLGHVVMVTAEPRHIDALLQGQHQLKKGTMYFALRGWLGDGLLLSRGKEWHTMRKIITPTFHFSILEQFVEVFDRQSSILVERLRTLSYGNEVVNIYPLVGLAALDIITETAMGVNVDAQGADSEVVHAVKDLTNILATRFMRPHLLFPHLFRLCWPSGFRKQQAGVICLHEFTNGIIEQRRRLLAREANQDKPTKPHALLDTLLRATVDGQPLTDKQIRDEVNTFIFEGHDTTTSAVSFCLYLLSRHEAVQQKLFEELRMHYGQDLFRGVILSDFATLPYLSCVVKESLRLYPPIPAVARCLEKDLVIDEGYIPVGTNVVVLLWQLLRDEAIFTDPLVFQPERHLGEEAPRLSPYSYIPFSAGPRNCIGQKFALLEMKTMVTKVIRHYQLLPMGADVEPSIKIVLRSKSGVNVGLRPRLY, encoded by the exons ATGTTGGTGGTTTTGTTGGTGGCCCTCCTGGTGACTCGCCTAGTGGCCTCGCTGTTCCGTTTGGCGCTAAAGGAGCTTCGACATCCTTTGCAAGGCGTTGTGCCAAGTGTTTCGAGAGTTCCTCTACTAGGAGCCGCCTGGCAGATGCGGAGTTTTCAGCCAGACA ACTTGCATGATAAGTTCGCCGAGTATGTTAAGCGTTTTGGTCGCAGTTTCATGGGCACTGTCTTAGGCCATGTGGTTATGGTTACAGCGGAGCCCCGACATATCGATGCACTGCTGCAGGGTCAGCATCAGTTGAAGAAGGGCACGATGTACTTTGCCTTACGCGGTTGGCTGGGCGATGGACTGCTGCTGAGTCGTGGAAAGGAGTGGCACACGATGCGCAAAATCATCACGCCCACGTTTCACTTTAGCATCCTGGAGCAGTTTGTCGAGGTCTTCGATAGGCAGAGCAGCATATTAGTGGAGCGTTTGAGAACGCTGTCGTACGGCAACGAGGTCGTGAACATCTATCCCTTGGTGGGCTTGGCTGCCCTAGACATAATCACCGAAACTGCTATGGGCGTGAACGTGGACGCTCAAGGAGCTGACTCTGAGGTGGTGCACGCTGTAAAAGA TCTAACCAACATCTTGGCCACCAGGTTCATGAGGCCGCATCTCCTCTTTCCCCACCTCTTTCGCCTGTGCTGGCCCAGCGGATTCAGAAAGCAACAGGCAGGAGTCATCTGCCTCCATGAGTTTACCAACGGAATTATAGAGCAGCGACGCCGTTTACTGGCCAGGGAGGCTAATCAAGATAAGCCAACAAAGCCCCACGCCCTGCTGGACACGCTCCTGCGGGCAACTGTGGATGGGCAACCATTGACTGACAAGCAAATTCGCGATGAAGTGAACACTTTCATCTTTGAGGGTCACGATACGACGACTTCAGCGGTTTCCTTCTGTTTGTATCTGCTTTCCCGCCATGAGGCAGTGCAACAAAAGCTTTTTGAGGAACTGAGGATGCACTACGGCCAGGATTTATTCAGAGGCGTTATTCTCTCGGATTTCGCGACGTTACCGTATCTAAGCTGCGTGGTCAAAGAGTCCCTGCGTCTTTATCCGCCTATTCCGGCCGTCGCACGCTGCCTGGAAAAGGATTTGGTTATAG ATGAGGGCTACATCCCTGTGGGAACCAACGTGGTCGTACTTCTCTGGCAGCTCCTCCGGGATGAAGCGATCTTCACCGATCCACTGGTCTTCCAGCCGGAGAGGCATCTAGGAGAAGAGGCACCCAGACTGAGTCCCTACAGCTACATACCTTTCTCCGCTGGGCCGAGGAACTGCATTGGTCAAAAGTTTGCTCTGCTGGAGATGAAAACCATGGTGACCAAAGTGATACGCCACTACCAGCTGCTTCCAATGGGAGCCGATGTGGAGCCATCCATTAAAATAGTGCTGCGCTCCAAGAGCGGGGTAAATGTTGGGCTGCGGCCGCGGTTGTATTGA
- the CG14053 gene encoding uncharacterized protein, isoform B: protein MDISQSDDLYECGVERERETVHQSSRTVRDPLQVFHWIASLDVAQLEDETPPPSFYFDLLETNDVELDCSVYSGKLLVTLGSQTDVSQPEVSQEYADNALAVEPTDLKISIPEDATACPCHAASDDEVSITIFVESETEPEPRGNSEHQPSRFSFFGMLLKAVVALSVVNALYVLWTIGFEAFKNRVWQSSSVNMPPPRTTSIRETRASLPESIWRSVEAKLASLRARLN, encoded by the coding sequence ATGGACATCTCCCAATCGGACGACCTATACGAATGCGGAGTGGAGAGGGAAAGGGAGACTGTCCATCAGTCATCGCGCACCGTGAGAGATCCCCTTCAGGTGTTCCATTGGATAGCGTCTTTGGATGTGGCCCAGCTGGAGGACGAGACACCGCCCCCCAGTTTCTACTTCGATTTGCTGGAGACAAATGACGTCGAACTGGACTGCAGTGTTTACAGCGGAAAGCTTCTTGTAACGCTCGGTAGTCAGACAGATGTGTCGCAGCCAGAAGTTTCGCAGGAGTATGCAGACAACGCACTGGCGGTGGAACCAACAGATCTGAAAATATCAATACCTGAAGATGCGACAGCATGCCCATGTCATGCCGCATCTGATGATGAAGTATCAATTACAATATTTGTAGAAAGCGAAACTGAACCGGAACCACGTGGGAACTCCGAGCATCAACCAAGtcgcttttcgttttttggcATGTTGCTAAAGGCGGTCGTGGCACTGTCCGTGGTGAACGCCCTTTATGTTCTGTGGACGATCGGCTTTGAGGCCTTCAAGAACCGCGTATGGCAGTCATCTTCTGTGAATATGCCACCGCCTCGGACTACATCGATCAGGGAGACGCGTGCTTCGCTGCCCGAGAGCATTTGGCGAAGTGTTGAAGCTAAATTGGCTAGCCTGCGAGCCCGCTTGAACTAA
- the pn gene encoding prune — protein sequence MCFLRFLAQARGTLGRHLAEASPVAWAAAPDVSGRKLHLVMGNESCDLDSAVSAVTLAFVYAQRHREHDYVPILNIPRRDYPLKTEVGHLFVKCGIAEPVLLFRDDIPREVVQDVNVILVDHHVSPLAPNVTEILDHRPLEDSSPSFKQLPTLCQLDIDASVGSCATLVAQRYLAEDQPRSTSVAQLLHATIVLDTINFAPAAKRYGPKDEAMVQKLESELNRKDAQRSSLFDELVAARADISKLTLTEVLRKDMKVLQTDRQVVPLAGMPILVRDFVEKSGAEKAVREFGVESNLLVILGMYVSPADGQVQRDLALISLSGQGQFVQRVQQALMESNDPKLELRPHEVDTRFMGGCFLRQHNVQATRKHILPIVKRALLEWEADHACDCDEVYFFKEKPQLGLS from the exons ATGTGCTTTCTACGATTTTTGGCCCAGGCCAGGGGCACCTTGGGACGG CATCTGGCGGAGGCCTCACCAGTTGCCTGGGCTGCTGCTCCCGACGTTTCCGGCCGGAAATTACATCTGGTAATGGGCAACGAATCGTGTGACTTGGACTCCGCCGTTTCGGCCGTCACTTTGGCTTTTGTCTACGCGCAGCGTCATCGGGAGCACGACTATGTACCTATACTGAACATTCCTCGCCGGGACTACCCGTTGAAAACCGAGGTGGGCCACTTGTTTGTGAAATGTGGGATTGCCGAGCCCGTGTTGCTCTTCCGAGACGATATTCCCCGGGAAGTGGTCCAGGATGTGAACGTTATTCTCGTGGACCACCATGTAAGCCCGCTGGCGCCAAATGTTACTGAAATTTTGGATCACAGGCCCTTGGAGGACAGCAGTCCATCCTTCAAGCAGCTGCCAACACTCTGCCAACTGGACATAGATGCCTCGGTGGGTTCCTGCGCCACTCTGGTGGCCCAGCGGTATTTGGCAGAGGACCAACCCCGATCCACTAGCGTGGCCCAGCTGCTGCACGCCACCATCGTGCTGGACACAATTAATTTTGCACCCGCGGCCAAGCGCTACGGGCCAAAGGACGAAGCCATGGTACAGAAGTTGGAGAGCGAGCTTAACCGTAAGGACGCTCAAAGAAGTAGCCTTTTTGATGAGCTAGTGGCTGCAAGGGCGGATATTAGTAAGCTAACTCTCACCGAAGTTTTGCGCAAGGATATGAAGGTCTTGCAAACCGATCGTCAGGTGGTTCCCTTAGCTGGAATGCCCATCCTAGTCAGAGATTTTGTGGAGAAAAGCGGCGCCGAAAAAGCCGTTCGCGAGTTTGGCGTGGAGAGTAACCTTTTGGTTATCCTGGGAATGTATGTATCACCTGCCGATGGCCAGGTGCAGCGTGACCTGGCCTTGATCTCTCTCTCCGGCCAAGGCCAATTCGTTCAACGCGTCCAGCAAGCACTGATGGAGTCTAACGATCCAAAATTGGAGTTGCGACCTCACGAGGTGGACACCCGCTTTATGGGCGGCTGCTTCTTGCGCCAACACAACGTCCAGGCCACCAGAAAGCACATCCTGCCCATTGTTAAGCGAGCGCTGCTTGAATGGGAAGCGGATCACGCCTGCGATTGTGACGAGGTGTACTTCTTCAAGGAGAAGCCGCAGCTGGGACTCTCTTAA